In Phaseolus vulgaris cultivar G19833 chromosome 7, P. vulgaris v2.0, whole genome shotgun sequence, the genomic stretch CTCATTCTCTTGACCTAAAACATGCATGGAGATGGATCATTTCATCTTTACCATATTCTTAAATTATACTTTCTTACTGTACATTCAAGGatgttgatatttattttattccctTTTCATAAATAACACTGTTAATTAATGAGTGTCTTTCGGGTAAAAAGTTTCTTTAATATACCAATTTattccaaatttaaaaaattaaaattaaaacaatgaagaatgaattttaattttgaataaaaagttAACCCTTTAACCTAATCTTACCTAATAATGTTTTAGTTCATTTAATGTTCTATTTCTATTagatattttacattttattcttTACCAGTGGTCACTATGACATTTATTAAAAGTGTCGTAATTATATTCTTAAGGAATCTTAATCTAAGACTTTCAGACGAACTTTTTTCAACactacttgaaactagtttggACTCACAAAATTGACGTATTAATATATTCTCATTTAATGAATCTCCTttacatatttataattttgtaagcaatatttttcttttttatctattttatttcacttattttctctttttcctgttttattataatatcttttttttttattttttttcaatttttattttgcaaGTTCGAATAAATTTCATTAACCAGCAAAGAATATATATCTCGAAGAAATGAATTATAAATTTTGCTTGTACTACTTTTTTAAGACAAAACTTATTTGCGATGCTATAACTGTTTTTAATGTTAGTTtcaaatcaaaagaaaaagaaaaaaattcactATCAGAAAACAAAATTGGTATTTTTAGAAAATGCTAATTAACTAGTGTCTTTAGagcattaattaaaattttcaaatatgcATGAAAACGCGTTTTCTACATTAAtgcatttttatattaaataaactaTCCTTTAAGTTCCTTAATAAATATCCTAAGGATTATTATATAGATCCCAAACTATCACAACCATGACCTCAAATAAAttctatataaaatattcaaaatttgaaatttgaaatttttaatgaaattattatATACTAACTATTGTGATGTCCAAACTATCTAATAATCTTTAGCACAATAAATCATTATGTTTAAATCGGTTAGGTCCGTGTAAGGATAAAACTTTATGTCAAAATATTTAATGGTATACCTAATTAATCTAGTCATTTAGTGGTAGATTATTTAGTTAGTGAGATAAAACCTTACCAGAAAAAGTAGCACCCTAATTAACTTTTATAGTTGCTCTTGTATTCttcaaattgtttttgttataaCTGAAAGTATTTAAGTTTTTGTTTCACATtgaactaatttattttatctgGTTAGATGGATATATTTTTAGgtaaaatatattcataattaaattagagattcAGCCTAATCTAGTTAAagatccaagtgttgaaacttCTTATACTAACTCAATcttattaaattagtttatagtAAAATTTGTACCAACTTATATATAGTTATctttaaaatcaatttgaaatCTTTAACACAATCTTATCAAACTTATAATGTGAGATTAGTACCTATTTATATACTTATCTCTAATAATCGATATGAAATCTTCAACACACCTTACCGGTTCAACAACTTGTGCCTTGATAAGTCTCACAAATTCCTCCTAAGATAGTTTCTACATGACTCTAATACTGTAATAAGGTGGagtttgcacctacttatatataTCTTTATCTATAATCGACATGAAATCTAACACACCCTCTTACGATAAATAGGGATCCAATGATGACTTGATAAATATAACAAACTCTAAGATAGACTATTTTCATGaatctgataccatattaagaagtgaattttaagttcaactcaattttataaaatcgacttataaggTAAGAGTTATACTTATGTATGTATTATGAAATATTCTTATTTCTAGTGAATGTGGGGACTCAAAAGTAAAAGGTGATTCGTCCAGGGAAAGTTGAGATTACTAATTAACAGCAAGAGTGTTATTTGATATCTCAGCAGTGTGTCAAAGAGAAGTAGTTAGGGACCTCTTCCATACCCTAAGGGTCATATGCACATAGAATTGTCGGAACTTGGCACTGTTTTGATATTCTATGAATCTGATGCGGGGACCAAAGTGGAAACGCACTGGATAAACTCTTATCTCCACATCACCCTCTCAATATTCACGACCAAATACAGCATGTTACTTAATTAACACATATAAGAGCTTATAAGAAAAGCATATACATGGAGTCAGTAGACTGGAAGATTCGGTTAAATATCTAAATTATTAGCGAAATCATTTTCCATTTGGTATCCCCTTTATTTGCTATTATCTTTCCCTTCAGAAAACTATGGGCAGGGTAAGCTTGGGATGCGGGTGATGTATGCATGCATATGACACTTGTAACTCCTTGGGGGCCTTTGACTTGTAGCATTAATACAATGCTAATTCTAATTGGATATAGGAAGGATTCCACTCTTTCGGCTGATTGTGTTGACAACGCAACATTGTTTTGTGCCATCTGCCTCAGAGAAGTTTGCATAAATTAACATTAGAATAATCTACTTGATGCTGCGAACCAGGGCCGAAAGAGTTTTTCAGTGTAATAAATTATACACATTGTTCTTATTCCTGCACTGATTGCTCGTACGGGAAGCCCGAGTGATTTGTATTATCACTTGCATGCACAGTGTGATGCTCAATGCAACTTGTTCCATGTCAGAGTCCCCATCGATCAAATGATCAGGGAGCATTTCTCTTATCCAAACAAATATCCGAAGGAACTTTCTTCCTTTTCCTTTCCGctaataatataattactttATTTCTAATGCACTACTCCACTATCATAACCACCCACTATAAATAACAGACGATGTAATCACAAAGTCCACCAGGGAAAACAATTACCAAAGCCTCTTACAGCTAGAACAACAACTTTGTTTTCAGTTACCCTTCTCTTCTGTCATATATTTCTTTCACCCAGAGGGAATCACTTAGTTGAAGTAATGGATAGAGTAAGAGAGTTGGCATCAAAGAAGGCAGCAGTTATATTCACCAAGAGTTCATGTTACATGTGCCACAGCATCACACAACTGTTCTACGAGCTTGGAGCAAGCCCTGCGGTGCATGAGCTTGACAAGGATGCCTATGGGAGGGAAATGGAGTGGGCTTTGAGGAGCATGGGGTGTAACCCTTCAGTGCCAGCAGTGTTCATTGGTGGCAAATTTGTAGGGTCATCAAAGGATGTGATATCCCTCCATGTTGATGGCTCTCTGAAACAAATGCTCATGGCTGCGAAGGCCATATGGTTCTAGTCTCAACTCTCCAATAAAACCACCAAGCTCCATAAGATATATGTGAAGGAGCCCTTATACAATGTTTTAAGTCAGGGACACCCCTTCTTTTTCCTGAGTGTCCTCTTAAGCTAGTATCAAAGAGGAAGTctgtataaaaaaacatatagtCTTGCTTTTATAAAAGGTTGGCTAGCTTATACCACATAGCTAATGCCTACCATGTTATCATACTTGATCATGTGGGAGAAAATTAACTCCTCCTACTTTAGTTAATGCAGCTTTCAACTTTCTGGCCTTTATCTTTATTATCACAAGACACAGAAGACACAAGTGTTTCAATTTCTTCATACCATGATCAAACCATGGCAGGATAAGTTTCTGCCACAATCTCAATCACTTAACTCACAAGGTTTGACCAACGTAAAGGAATGATATTTGAAGGTTGATTGCCCAAACAACACTTTAGATTTTGGTGGCAGTTCTGCTTTTGTTACATACTGTTAGGCCCTGATGTTTTCAACGTATTTTGAGGGCATTTTATATTTGTTCATATAATTTAACTTGCTTTAGGCTActgtatatatgtataattaCAAGGCCAGTTTCCCGCTTTAGAAGTTGTTATTTTcgttttctttaaattttaatattgaatCTTGAATCAAATTACCTTTCACTATTTAGTTCAAACGTTTTGGTGGAGGGGGGAAGCTGGGATTGGGGAGAAAAGAAGGAGAGGCAAGGGGACAAGAGAGTGGAGACGA encodes the following:
- the LOC137829632 gene encoding glutaredoxin-C11-like, which codes for MDRVRELASKKAAVIFTKSSCYMCHSITQLFYELGASPAVHELDKDAYGREMEWALRSMGCNPSVPAVFIGGKFVGSSKDVISLHVDGSLKQMLMAAKAIWF